Below is a genomic region from Sphaeramia orbicularis chromosome 6, fSphaOr1.1, whole genome shotgun sequence.
TTTACTGTAGATATGGTCGACAGATTTCACCTGAAATactgttaaattacttttttaattAACATTTGATGAAGTTCACTGATTTGCAGTCAGTAAGCTAGCATATAGCATTAGCTCATTATACTACTCTCCTGACTCTTTTTGAGCATGGTAGCAACATGGTAATGGCCAAATcacaaactaataataataataataataataataataataataacaatgataataataataataatggattagatttatatagtgcttttctatgaatacATACTTAAAGCACAATTTAATACTTACAGTTCGAATTCCTGGTAAACTAAGTAAAGACCCAAGCACTGGTACTCGTCTGATGAACCCCACCGCCACTGGGAAGAATCCCCTGTTACACAGACAAAAAAAGAggtcaaactaaaaacaataaaaagacacATTCATCTGAGACATGAGAGCAGTATcttctctttctttctatttGAGCTGACCTGAACAAGAGGAAGAAACCATACAACTCTAGAACAACTCCAATGATCGGCCAGCCAATCAGCACCACAAACACCCCTCCCAGGAAGAAGCTGGTAGCTTTCACTTTGTGTCTCTGGAAGAAAAATCTGAAGGTTCGCTCCAGGCCAATGACAAAGGACAGGCCTGACACAAACAGAATctgcacaaaaaaagacaaactgagtGAAAACTttcagatcagatgaggcagataTTCAACTGTCGGTTTCATGATAGACTCACGTTTCCAATCGCAAGGAGAGCTTTGTCAAAGAAGAGCATCATcccaaagaagaggaagaagacaccGAAACCAGTCAGCCCCATCCCAATCTCtgcaaaaaacaaagacattatTATGACTAGGGCCAGACAATTAAACAATAATGaaatgtatcatgatatatttttaCATCATAATATTCATCAAAATGTCAGAATCAACATTTTTCCTTTGACTTTATGGTTTAAACTGTTCACATTTTCCGTTAAATGTAATGCGTTTTGGTCTTACATCTTATTAAGTCTTTTACATTTgcatcttttacttttttcatctgttgcattattttagtctttttggatctcttgcatcatttttgttgtgCTGCATCATTTTCAACAGTTTAATTTTGCTGTAATTTCAACATTATTTTCTTCTTACTGTGACTAACATCATGTTTGGCTTGTTGCATCTTAACAGCATTTta
It encodes:
- the LOC115421261 gene encoding vesicle transport protein GOT1B: MISLTDSQKIGMGLTGFGVFFLFFGMMLFFDKALLAIGNILFVSGLSFVIGLERTFRFFFQRHKVKATSFFLGGVFVVLIGWPIIGVVLELYGFFLLFRGFFPVAVGFIRRVPVLGSLLSLPGIRTLVDKIGESNTMV